Proteins from a single region of Nitrososphaerota archaeon:
- the pcn gene encoding proliferating cell nuclear antigen (pcna) — protein MFLAKSASTTEWRAISAAVKTLVEEATFDATSEGLTFRAMDPSHVALVDLTLPNSSFSSYSCQKPTKFSVRVEDLVKLVGRGDSRDSLEIRDTEEDSLAFTFQNGYKREFTIHLIESTAASAPLPKLELETKATLTKSILDKILADMSVVADQVTIQATKDKLTFSGKSDIGKADVSLSKNDADVLKLESSADSKASFSIEYIQSILKALSSIADTVDLAYSSKKPLVLTFALNSQGAKLLFYLAPRVSSD, from the coding sequence TTGTTCCTGGCCAAAAGCGCAAGCACAACCGAATGGAGAGCCATCTCCGCTGCCGTCAAGACCCTAGTCGAGGAGGCAACCTTCGACGCGACAAGCGAAGGTTTGACATTCAGGGCCATGGACCCGTCTCATGTAGCTCTGGTCGACCTCACCCTACCTAATTCGTCTTTTTCCTCTTACTCTTGCCAGAAACCCACCAAGTTCAGCGTCAGGGTCGAAGACCTAGTGAAGCTCGTCGGAAGAGGCGATTCTAGAGACAGTCTCGAGATTCGTGATACCGAAGAAGACAGCCTGGCTTTCACCTTTCAGAACGGATACAAGCGCGAGTTCACTATCCACCTGATAGAAAGCACTGCTGCCTCTGCCCCTCTGCCAAAGCTCGAGTTGGAGACAAAAGCCACCCTCACGAAGTCGATACTAGACAAGATCCTCGCAGATATGTCAGTGGTGGCCGACCAGGTCACGATTCAGGCGACCAAGGACAAACTCACTTTCAGTGGCAAGTCTGACATTGGAAAAGCCGATGTGTCTTTGAGTAAGAACGATGCGGACGTGCTGAAACTTGAGTCTTCTGCAGACAGCAAAGCGTCGTTCAGCATCGAATATATTCAAAGCATCTTGAAAGCGCTTTCCAGTATCGCAGATACCGTGGACTTGGCGTACAGCTCGAAGAAACCGCTCGTGCTAACCTTCGCCCTCAATTCACAGGGAGCTAAGCTTCTTTTCTATCTGGCTCCCAGAGTTAGCAGCGACTAA
- a CDS encoding nucleoside 2-deoxyribosyltransferase, giving the protein MPSKVRFYLNGGGLFTVQGRWWDEQVESLLSEAGAGVYNPGHESEGALRANPPGGDLRKAVFISDREGVDISQGVVMLGEGAAGEVSSGTAWETGYAYARDKLVLCLRTDIRGSLNPLLKECLFESTTCGDFGALRNQVARAIAKIDESGVTKTYYAPPTLRRSIHKVHLTAPYFTATEWKSTKELKRNLSALGLDVKFPPGAKGVRENLTSGREDVWPALFREKVRSLNECDALVALLEGSDCNSELAWDCGYAYSKYKPVFGLRTDTRTLGDLGSRVNLMIEQSLVGSKLCGSASELGQTIIS; this is encoded by the coding sequence GTGCCAAGCAAGGTTAGGTTCTACCTGAACGGGGGTGGTTTGTTCACAGTCCAAGGCAGATGGTGGGACGAGCAGGTGGAGTCTCTTCTCAGCGAAGCGGGGGCCGGTGTCTACAACCCAGGGCATGAGTCGGAGGGGGCCCTGCGGGCCAACCCTCCGGGAGGCGACCTGCGGAAGGCGGTCTTCATCTCCGACAGAGAGGGCGTCGATATCTCTCAGGGGGTCGTCATGCTTGGCGAGGGTGCGGCTGGGGAAGTGAGTTCGGGGACGGCCTGGGAGACAGGATACGCCTATGCGAGGGACAAGCTCGTCCTGTGCCTGAGGACGGACATCCGGGGCTCGCTGAACCCCCTTCTGAAGGAGTGCCTGTTCGAAAGCACAACGTGCGGCGATTTCGGTGCCCTTCGGAACCAGGTGGCCCGTGCCATAGCAAAGATTGACGAATCGGGTGTTACCAAGACCTACTACGCACCTCCCACCTTGCGGAGAAGCATACACAAGGTGCACCTTACAGCACCATACTTCACGGCTACAGAGTGGAAGTCCACCAAAGAACTCAAGCGAAACCTCTCCGCCCTGGGTCTCGACGTCAAGTTCCCTCCAGGGGCGAAAGGTGTCAGGGAGAATCTCACGTCGGGGCGAGAAGATGTTTGGCCGGCCCTTTTCAGGGAGAAGGTTCGGTCCCTGAACGAATGCGATGCCTTGGTCGCCCTGCTGGAGGGCTCTGACTGTAACAGCGAGCTCGCCTGGGACTGCGGTTATGCATACTCAAAGTACAAGCCGGTGTTTGGTCTGCGGACTGACACAAGGACGCTGGGGGACCTCGGAAGCCGGGTCAACCTGATGATCGAGCAGTCCCTGGTGGGTTCGAAACTGTGCGGTTCGGCGAGCGAACTCGGACAGACAATCATCTCTTGA
- a CDS encoding SRPBCC family protein: MRFEETKEFEGDATEVWKRASAVTEIPKYWRGTRTLEVTGESRGAARVKIRFAFGGSGEADISTDEAKRVLTIDYTAGPFTGKQTVEVADRKIITVWDVKFRGAFRLVSRWNEKHFKSGTAHALERLTNPGNQA, encoded by the coding sequence ATGCGGTTCGAAGAGACGAAGGAGTTCGAAGGAGACGCGACAGAAGTCTGGAAGCGGGCTTCTGCCGTCACCGAGATCCCAAAGTATTGGCGTGGGACTCGGACGCTTGAGGTGACGGGCGAGAGCCGAGGCGCGGCGCGCGTCAAGATCAGATTCGCATTCGGCGGATCAGGAGAGGCAGACATCTCCACTGACGAAGCGAAGCGGGTGCTTACGATCGACTACACGGCAGGTCCATTCACAGGGAAGCAGACGGTCGAAGTAGCCGACAGAAAAATAATCACCGTGTGGGATGTGAAGTTCAGGGGAGCCTTTCGCCTCGTGTCGAGATGGAACGAAAAGCACTTCAAGTCGGGAACGGCGCATGCTTTGGAGAGGCTTACGAATCCTGGGAACCAGGCCTGA